From a region of the Calonectris borealis chromosome 2, bCalBor7.hap1.2, whole genome shotgun sequence genome:
- the IL6 gene encoding LOW QUALITY PROTEIN: interleukin-6 (The sequence of the model RefSeq protein was modified relative to this genomic sequence to represent the inferred CDS: substituted 1 base at 1 genomic stop codon), with protein sequence MKFPQGCDRDRAGRQRRPPALRAAALPPPLLLLLLLPRAAAAPLPAAADSSGEAELEEAAVRRAALPDSVRLARLLHARAAQLQEEVGRGRPGGSHTPGPGAAASGXGATKPLGVSPQMCEKFTVCENSMEMLVQNNLNLPKVTEEDGCLLAGFDEDKCLRKISSGLYTFQTYLEYIQETFTSEKQNVESLCYSTEHLARTIRQMVINPDEVIIPDSATQESLRAKLKSDKTWIEKITTHLILRDFTSFMEKTVRAVRYLKNTRSFSV encoded by the exons ATGAAGTTTCCGCAGGGCTGCGACCGTGACCGCGCCGGCCGCcagcgccggccgcccgccctccgcgccgccgccctgccgccgccgctgctgctcctcctgctgctgccgcgggccgccgccgccccgctgcccgccgccgccgacTCCTCGGGGGAGGCCGAgctggaggaggcggcggtgcggcgggcggcgctgcccgACAGCGTGCGGCTGGCCCGGCTGCTGCACGCCCGGGcggcccagctgcaggaggaggtgggtagggggcggcccgggggctcGCACACACCCGGCCCGGGGGCAGCTGCCTCCGGCTAAGGTGCGACGAAACCTCTCGGTGTCTCTCCCCAGATGTGCGAGAAGTTCACCGTCTGCGAGAACAGCATGGAAATGCTCGTCCAGAACAACCTCAACCTCCCCAAGGTGACGGAGGAAGATGGGTGTCTGCTCGCCGGCTTCGACGAG GATAAATGCTTGAGGAAAATCTCCAGCGGGCTTTATACGTTTCAGACATACCTTGAATACATACAAGAAACTTTTACTAGTGAAAAACAAAACGTTGAATCGCTGTGCTACAGTACAGAGCACCTGGCACGTACCATAAGACAGATG GTGATAAACCCCGATGAAGTGATCATCCCAGATTCAGCTACCCAGGAATCCCTCCGTGCAAAGCTGAAGTCCGATAAGACCTGGATAGAGAAAATCACCACCCACCTCATCCTCCGAGACTTTACTTCATTTATGGAGAAAACCGTGAGGGCCGTTCGCTATTTGAAAAATACCAGGAGTTTCAGTGTCTGA